The following are encoded together in the Monodelphis domestica isolate mMonDom1 chromosome 5, mMonDom1.pri, whole genome shotgun sequence genome:
- the ASCL1 gene encoding achaete-scute homolog 1 → MESPSKMESTGVSQQPPPPPPPPQPQPQPPQPQPPQPFLQPAACFFAAAAAAAAAAAAAQSAQQQPQQPQQLSPADGQASGGGHKSAPKQVKRPRSSSPELMRCKRRLNFSGFGYSLPQQQPAAVARRNERERNRVKLVNLGFATLREHVPNGAANKKMSKVETLRSAVEYIRALQQLLDEHDAVSAAFQAGVLSPTISPNYSNDLNSMAGSPVSSYSSDEGSYDPLSPEEQELLDFTNWF, encoded by the coding sequence ATGGAGAGCCCCTCCAAGATGGAAAGCACCGGGGTCAGCCAGCAGCCTCCGCCACCGCCGCCTCCACCGCAGCCCCAGCCGCAGCCACCCCAACCCCAGCCTCCCCAGCCGTTCTTGCAGCCCGCCGCCTGCTTTttcgctgctgctgctgcggcggcggcggcggcggcggctgcacAGAGCGCGCAGCAGCAGCCGCAGCAGCCCCAGCAGCTGAGTCCGGCCGACGGCCAAGCCTCGGGGGGCGGTCACAAGTCAGCGCCAAAGCAAGTGAAGCGGCCGCGTTCCTCTTCTCCGGAGCTGATGCGCTGCAAGCGGCGCCTCAACTTCAGCGGCTTCGGCTACAGCCTGCCTCAACAGCAGCCCGCCGCGGTGGCCCGGCGCAACGAGCGCGAGCGCAACCGTGTCAAGCTGGTCAACCTGGGCTTCGCTACACTGCGGGAACACGTCCCCAACGGCGCGGCCAACAAGAAGATGAGCAAGGTAGAAACTCTGCGCTCGGCTGTCGAGTACATCCGCGCCCTGCAGCAGCTGCTGGACGAGCACGACGCCGTGAGCGCTGCCTTCCAGGCTGGGGTCCTATCGCCCACCATCTCCCCCAACTACTCCAACGACTTGAACTCAATGGCCGGCTCCCCGGTCTCTTCGTACTCGTCCGACGAGGGCTCCTACGACCCGCTCAGTCCAGAGGAACAGGAGCTTCTGGACTTTACAAACTGGTTCTGA